In bacterium, the following proteins share a genomic window:
- a CDS encoding YitT family protein — translation MKRLFGLDKITGREMALNLFLVVLGSVISAAGINAFLVPHKFLSGGVTGVSQLFSYMTPLSVATYVLLFNIPIFIMGWFTLGRVFVVGSAVGMLTFSVSLYATGWMAHTGWAPERMLSAIIGGALSGGGTGLVLRANSSHGGMDIVAAIVKKRWSLTMGTVSFIVNLAVVTALGFVFGLHVALYTVISYLCSALSLDRVMRGLDTMCGVFVISAEPEKIAYMIMEKLGRGVTLLDGEGAYTGRRERVIYCVVTLRQLARVKHYVRISDPKAFVTVADVNEVSGEGFKQMPI, via the coding sequence GTGAAGAGGTTGTTCGGGCTGGACAAGATAACCGGCAGGGAGATGGCGCTCAATCTATTTCTCGTGGTGCTGGGCTCCGTGATCAGCGCGGCGGGCATCAACGCGTTCCTGGTGCCGCACAAGTTTCTCTCCGGCGGCGTCACCGGCGTATCGCAGCTCTTCTCGTATATGACCCCGCTGTCGGTCGCGACCTACGTGCTATTGTTCAATATCCCGATATTCATCATGGGCTGGTTCACCTTGGGCCGCGTCTTCGTGGTCGGCAGCGCGGTCGGCATGCTCACGTTCTCGGTTTCGCTCTACGCCACCGGGTGGATGGCGCACACGGGCTGGGCGCCGGAGAGGATGCTCTCGGCCATCATAGGCGGCGCGCTCTCGGGCGGCGGCACTGGGCTCGTGCTCCGCGCAAACAGCTCGCACGGCGGCATGGACATCGTGGCCGCGATAGTGAAGAAGCGCTGGTCGCTCACCATGGGCACGGTATCGTTCATCGTCAATCTCGCGGTCGTGACTGCGCTCGGCTTTGTGTTCGGCCTGCATGTCGCGCTCTACACGGTCATATCGTATCTGTGCTCCGCGCTCTCTCTCGACCGCGTGATGCGCGGGCTGGACACCATGTGCGGGGTGTTCGTGATCAGCGCCGAGCCGGAGAAGATAGCGTACATGATCATGGAAAAGCTCGGCCGAGGGGTCACCTTGCTCGACGGCGAGGGGGCCTACACCGGCCGCCGCGAGCGCGTGATCTACTGCGTGGTGACGCTGAGGCAGCTGGCGCGCGTGAAGCACTACGTGAGGATTTCGGACCCGAAGGCGTTCGTCACCGTCGCCGACGTCAACGAGGTCTCCGGCGAAGGGTTCAAACAAATGCCGATCTGA
- a CDS encoding MMPL family transporter: protein MRKRFFTLLAKFAAHHPRRIVAAAILLTIACGAYAATHIKLNANLDELVSMKLDYHRRYIEFLKEFGDEEYLYVVVDASDDLPRAKQLLEALGARLKGNPGLEQVIWKIENPALERNFLLYLTPEQLKVLAAMTTRGPFSVRNIATWEGFAPMFGALADRIAGPVSTEDESELSTGFTFIDGLLDDMIAVIEKGAPYRSRLQALFFGDGETFDPDGFLKNGSLLFMLVMPAKDYATAAVIEKPLADLRAALAETRQEFPDIDAGVTGRPVLNADEMETSNRDMTVATMLALALVSLIFIVFFRGVARPLLAVAALVMGISWTFGFVALAVGTLNILSSVFALLLIAASIEYSIYIVARYEEELAKSGRPAEAIARMLSTTGMANMTSALTTAAAFLTLIWTDFIAIAQLGVISAAGIILCLGAMLIVLPALLMLRDQGRAEEALKKVRAFDMPGLLPLYKRPGVLVAAAAIATLAVAPFIFRTSFDNNLLNLQARGMESVKYEHLIIEKSSETTWFARATADTVAESHKKADDLRKLSTVRGVDDVERIVPEDQEKKIAAVREMAPAFQGLAFADVGGTVEAGRLMFELGRLAGGLERLEEQAFKSGRVDAVEELGLFAGKMRKLVALIDAADDARLEGLGDMQRAFFGDLRKNLEILATGMEPTTISLEDLPKDVRSRFVSPNTGRYSLMIYPKENIWDPPALERFVGEIRGVDPTVIGTPIEVHESGRLMRETFARSAVLAFIVICLLVWLDFRQLRASALAIMPLCFGMVWLFGGMGLAGIRFNMANFFAIPILIGTGVDFGVQVVHRLRQEGSFAALGTSTGKGLIMTAIANGVGFGAMMIAHHRGVASLGKILALGCVCCLLAAIIPTPPVARWLGWGRSKSVTGD from the coding sequence ATGCGTAAACGGTTTTTTACTTTATTGGCGAAGTTTGCAGCTCACCACCCGCGCAGGATCGTGGCGGCCGCAATTCTGCTCACGATCGCATGCGGCGCGTACGCGGCCACGCACATAAAGCTCAACGCCAACCTCGATGAGCTGGTCTCCATGAAGCTCGACTATCACCGCCGCTACATCGAGTTTCTGAAGGAGTTCGGCGACGAGGAATATCTCTATGTCGTGGTCGACGCAAGCGACGACCTGCCGCGCGCAAAACAGCTCTTGGAGGCGCTGGGCGCAAGGCTCAAGGGCAACCCGGGACTCGAGCAGGTGATCTGGAAGATCGAGAATCCGGCATTGGAGCGCAACTTTTTGCTCTATCTCACGCCGGAGCAGCTCAAAGTCCTGGCCGCGATGACGACCAGGGGTCCGTTCTCCGTGCGCAACATCGCCACGTGGGAGGGGTTCGCGCCCATGTTCGGCGCGCTGGCGGACCGGATCGCCGGACCTGTCTCGACTGAGGACGAGTCCGAGCTCTCCACCGGATTCACGTTCATAGACGGTCTCTTGGACGACATGATCGCCGTGATTGAGAAGGGAGCTCCCTATCGGTCGAGGTTGCAGGCCCTCTTTTTCGGCGACGGCGAAACATTCGACCCGGACGGGTTTTTGAAGAACGGCTCGCTCCTCTTCATGCTCGTCATGCCTGCCAAGGATTACGCCACCGCGGCCGTGATAGAGAAGCCGCTGGCGGACCTGCGCGCGGCGTTGGCTGAGACCAGGCAGGAGTTTCCTGATATCGACGCAGGCGTCACCGGGAGGCCGGTGCTCAACGCGGACGAGATGGAGACCTCGAACCGCGACATGACGGTCGCGACGATGCTCGCGTTGGCGCTCGTCTCCCTCATCTTCATCGTGTTCTTCAGGGGCGTGGCCAGGCCCCTGCTCGCGGTGGCGGCGCTCGTGATGGGAATCTCGTGGACCTTCGGTTTCGTGGCGCTGGCCGTCGGCACGCTCAACATTCTCTCCAGCGTGTTCGCGCTGCTGCTCATCGCCGCCTCGATCGAGTACTCCATATACATCGTCGCGCGTTACGAGGAGGAACTCGCTAAATCCGGTCGTCCAGCCGAGGCGATCGCGCGCATGCTCTCCACCACTGGCATGGCGAACATGACCAGCGCGCTCACCACCGCGGCCGCGTTCCTCACCCTGATCTGGACCGATTTCATCGCCATAGCACAGCTCGGCGTCATCTCCGCAGCAGGGATAATCCTCTGTCTTGGCGCCATGCTCATAGTCTTGCCCGCGCTCCTCATGCTTCGCGATCAGGGCCGTGCTGAAGAGGCGCTGAAGAAGGTGCGCGCGTTCGATATGCCCGGGCTGCTTCCGCTGTACAAGAGGCCGGGCGTGCTTGTCGCCGCTGCGGCGATCGCTACGCTCGCGGTCGCGCCGTTCATCTTCCGCACCTCATTCGACAACAACCTCTTGAACCTCCAGGCCCGTGGCATGGAGTCCGTGAAGTATGAGCACCTCATAATCGAGAAGTCTTCGGAGACCACGTGGTTTGCGCGCGCCACGGCGGACACGGTCGCGGAATCGCACAAGAAGGCGGATGACTTGAGAAAGCTCTCGACCGTCAGGGGCGTGGACGACGTGGAGCGCATCGTGCCGGAGGATCAGGAGAAGAAGATCGCTGCGGTGCGCGAGATGGCCCCGGCCTTCCAGGGGCTCGCGTTCGCGGATGTGGGCGGGACCGTGGAAGCCGGGAGGCTCATGTTCGAGCTTGGGCGGCTGGCCGGCGGCCTCGAGAGATTGGAGGAGCAGGCGTTCAAGAGCGGGAGGGTGGATGCGGTCGAGGAACTGGGGCTCTTTGCGGGCAAGATGCGAAAGCTCGTCGCCCTGATAGACGCGGCGGACGACGCAAGGCTGGAGGGCCTGGGCGATATGCAGCGAGCGTTCTTCGGCGACCTGAGGAAGAACCTCGAGATCCTGGCCACGGGCATGGAGCCGACGACGATTTCGCTCGAGGACCTGCCAAAGGATGTGCGCAGCAGGTTCGTGAGCCCGAATACGGGCCGTTACTCGCTCATGATCTATCCCAAAGAGAACATCTGGGACCCGCCAGCCCTGGAGCGTTTTGTCGGCGAGATCCGCGGCGTGGACCCGACCGTGATCGGCACGCCGATCGAGGTGCACGAGTCAGGGAGGCTCATGCGTGAGACCTTCGCGCGCTCCGCCGTGCTCGCGTTCATTGTGATCTGCCTGCTCGTGTGGCTGGACTTCCGGCAGCTGCGCGCGTCCGCGCTCGCGATCATGCCGCTTTGCTTCGGCATGGTCTGGCTGTTCGGCGGCATGGGGCTCGCCGGCATCCGGTTCAACATGGCCAACTTCTTCGCCATCCCCATACTCATCGGTACGGGCGTGGACTTCGGCGTGCAGGTCGTGCACCGCCTCAGGCAGGAGGGTTCGTTCGCAGCGCTCGGCACCTCCACAGGCAAGGGGCTCATCATGACCGCGATCGCCAACGGCGTGGGCTTCGGCGCCATGATGATCGCGCATCACCGCGGCGTGGCGAGCCTGGGAAAGATATTGGCGCTGGGGTGCGTCTGCTGTCTTCTGGCCGCGATCATCCCCACGCCGCCGGTGGCCAGGTGGCTCGGCTGGGGCCGGAGTAAGTCCGTGACTGGTGACTAA
- a CDS encoding Wzz/FepE/Etk N-terminal domain-containing protein: MHHDDNAGHRDEINLLDYYKVINHHKKMIAGIVMAASVVAVVVSLLMTKSYKAEAVIIPVSSSGGGGAISALAGDLGGFAKLAGVKMPSGAVGDADKLMAILKSRSIVENVINRKNLMPILFEKSWDAAAGKWKSNDPKKIPNMEIAVRKMKGAVKVSYEKKEKTITITGTYRTPELAASFVNYYIEELQNFINANALTTAKRNRLFIEGQLAENKADLLEAGKEINAFYHGGRVSSSEAQVDVPITTRNPEQVVSSPGAGSLVPGSELDTLISQKADIEKKIAEVRVVEDVPQQVYLTYLMLRRELLAKVNALLTSQYEMAKIEESKEELSFQVIDRAVPPVMKASPKRSQICIMSFMAALFGAVFLAFFRDYLGRMKKLHQNRAEA; this comes from the coding sequence ATGCATCATGACGATAACGCCGGCCACAGAGACGAGATCAACCTCCTCGACTATTACAAAGTCATCAATCATCACAAGAAGATGATCGCCGGGATCGTGATGGCGGCGTCGGTGGTGGCGGTGGTGGTGAGCCTTCTGATGACAAAATCGTATAAAGCAGAAGCGGTAATTATACCAGTATCATCCAGTGGAGGCGGTGGTGCCATATCAGCATTGGCGGGAGATCTTGGTGGATTTGCTAAGCTGGCGGGTGTTAAAATGCCAAGTGGAGCTGTGGGAGATGCCGATAAGTTGATGGCGATTCTAAAGAGCAGATCCATTGTCGAAAACGTCATAAATCGCAAGAACCTTATGCCGATCCTTTTTGAAAAATCGTGGGATGCGGCTGCCGGCAAGTGGAAATCGAATGACCCGAAAAAAATACCTAATATGGAGATTGCGGTCAGGAAAATGAAGGGCGCAGTTAAGGTTAGCTATGAAAAAAAAGAGAAGACAATTACCATTACAGGTACATATAGAACACCTGAGTTGGCTGCAAGTTTTGTTAACTATTACATAGAAGAACTCCAGAATTTCATCAACGCCAATGCGCTTACCACGGCCAAGCGCAACCGCCTGTTCATAGAGGGCCAGCTCGCGGAGAACAAGGCGGATCTGCTGGAGGCCGGCAAGGAGATCAATGCGTTTTACCATGGCGGCCGTGTGTCGAGTTCGGAGGCCCAGGTGGATGTCCCCATAACAACCCGGAATCCGGAACAGGTTGTCTCTTCTCCCGGTGCCGGGTCCTTGGTCCCTGGCTCAGAGCTGGATACTCTCATCTCGCAAAAGGCCGATATAGAGAAGAAGATCGCAGAGGTGCGGGTGGTCGAGGACGTGCCGCAGCAGGTCTATCTCACCTATCTGATGCTCCGCCGTGAGTTGCTCGCCAAGGTCAATGCGCTGCTGACGAGTCAGTACGAGATGGCGAAGATCGAAGAGTCGAAGGAAGAGCTCTCATTCCAAGTCATCGACCGCGCGGTGCCTCCTGTCATGAAGGCCTCTCCCAAACGCTCCCAGATCTGCATCATGTCCTTCATGGCCGCCCTCTTCGGCGCAGTCTTCCTCGCATTCTTCCGTGATTACCTGGGGCGCATGAAGAAGTTGCATCAGAATAGAGCGGAGGCGTGA
- a CDS encoding glycosyltransferase family 4 protein produces MFYLSFLASLLLASVLLTRAMLAYATRRCLVDVPNERSSHDIPTPRGGGLSLPLVFLAGIMFFFCSRSFLTSHQFVALAGGAFLAAAVGFWDDHGGVRPAVRILVHFFAAAWVLFWLGGFPALDSGVTVSGVLQNIFWLVALVWFLNAYNFMDGIDGIAGAEALFISGAAAALLFLGGAHEFALAALVLCAAAAGFLFWNLPPARIFMGDVGSGFLGLILGAMAILTAGNGALNMWVWAILFGSFMTDATVTVFRRMLKGARWHAAHRSHAYQHAVSRFNSHGKITMAVTVINVLWLLPWAVAAWLRPAMGALFAVIAYAPLILLAIRFEAGVDDNFKGEVRHDRQPRTS; encoded by the coding sequence ATGTTTTATCTCAGCTTCTTAGCTTCTCTGCTTCTGGCATCTGTTCTTCTCACTCGCGCGATGCTTGCCTACGCTACGCGCCGCTGCCTCGTCGATGTGCCCAATGAACGCAGCTCGCATGATATCCCCACGCCTCGCGGCGGCGGGCTATCGTTGCCGCTGGTATTCCTTGCGGGCATTATGTTTTTCTTCTGCAGTCGGTCATTCCTGACCTCGCATCAGTTTGTCGCGCTTGCGGGCGGCGCTTTTCTTGCGGCTGCCGTAGGGTTCTGGGATGATCATGGCGGAGTCAGGCCTGCTGTTCGCATCCTGGTCCATTTTTTTGCGGCCGCCTGGGTTCTTTTCTGGCTCGGAGGTTTCCCGGCACTCGATTCCGGCGTAACGGTATCGGGCGTGCTCCAGAATATCTTCTGGCTCGTGGCGCTCGTCTGGTTCCTCAATGCGTATAACTTCATGGACGGCATCGACGGCATCGCCGGCGCCGAAGCCCTCTTCATCTCCGGCGCGGCTGCCGCACTCCTCTTCCTGGGCGGGGCGCATGAATTCGCGTTGGCGGCGCTTGTCCTTTGCGCGGCCGCGGCCGGTTTCCTGTTTTGGAACCTCCCTCCGGCGCGCATCTTCATGGGCGACGTGGGCAGCGGTTTCCTTGGGCTCATCCTCGGCGCAATGGCGATACTGACTGCCGGCAACGGCGCATTGAATATGTGGGTGTGGGCGATACTCTTCGGTTCTTTTATGACGGACGCGACGGTGACGGTCTTCAGGCGGATGTTAAAAGGGGCTCGCTGGCATGCCGCCCATCGGAGCCATGCCTATCAGCATGCCGTGTCGCGTTTCAACAGCCACGGCAAGATAACCATGGCTGTGACCGTCATCAACGTGCTATGGCTCTTGCCCTGGGCGGTGGCTGCCTGGCTCCGGCCTGCAATGGGGGCGCTATTTGCAGTTATCGCTTATGCCCCCCTGATCTTGCTGGCCATCAGGTTTGAGGCTGGGGTAGACGACAATTTTAAAGGAGAGGTGAGACATGACCGTCAACCGCGAACATCTTAG
- a CDS encoding DUF4349 domain-containing protein: protein MKIRSYLLIAFIALMSFVASCGWVNRQFGGDGGEEFMAMSDAGPDVMRPGLMRAAAPEMAPPPAPMPSAQKLMRSASLTVEVSDIGDASDEARKLVEEMGGNVANSSAYEDNAGVKSLHLTLKVPSDKLDAAIAALKKMGRVRTEDTSAIDVTEEYIDMEARLANSILLEKRLVELLSFKTNKLKDVLETEKELGRVRAEIESLQARKRYMDGRIDLATIEATFVEPQGFGRGIFQPLSGVLQKALGAFTASLAALVIVLSALIPWIAILILAGWVMIRLLKIYLKHKRQKKQNQ from the coding sequence ATGAAGATCCGATCATATCTATTGATAGCCTTCATCGCCTTGATGTCGTTCGTCGCCTCGTGCGGCTGGGTTAACCGGCAGTTCGGCGGAGATGGCGGCGAAGAGTTCATGGCCATGAGCGACGCAGGGCCGGATGTCATGCGGCCCGGCCTCATGCGGGCAGCCGCGCCAGAGATGGCGCCTCCGCCCGCACCCATGCCTTCGGCCCAGAAACTGATGCGCAGCGCCTCCCTCACCGTGGAGGTGAGCGACATTGGCGATGCGTCCGACGAAGCAAGAAAACTGGTGGAAGAGATGGGCGGGAACGTGGCCAACTCCTCGGCATATGAGGACAACGCGGGCGTGAAATCGCTGCATCTCACGCTCAAGGTCCCCTCCGACAAACTCGACGCGGCGATCGCAGCCCTTAAAAAGATGGGTCGCGTCCGCACGGAGGACACCTCGGCAATCGACGTGACCGAGGAGTACATTGACATGGAGGCCAGGCTCGCCAACTCAATCCTCCTCGAGAAGAGGCTCGTCGAGCTGCTCAGCTTCAAGACCAACAAGCTGAAGGACGTGCTCGAGACCGAGAAGGAGCTGGGCCGCGTGCGCGCGGAGATAGAGAGCCTGCAGGCGCGGAAGCGTTATATGGACGGCCGCATCGACCTCGCCACAATCGAGGCCACGTTCGTGGAACCGCAGGGATTCGGCAGGGGGATATTCCAGCCGCTCTCCGGCGTCCTGCAGAAGGCGCTCGGCGCGTTCACCGCTTCGTTGGCCGCACTCGTGATCGTGCTCTCGGCGCTCATCCCCTGGATCGCCATCTTGATACTCGCGGGCTGGGTGATGATCAGGCTGCTCAAGATCTACCTCAAGCACAAGAGGCAGAAGAAACAAAATCAGTGA
- a CDS encoding SLBB domain-containing protein, with protein sequence MYRIIALFLCLLVVLAPASPAFSQYRTKVNQQELGPAPSFRGGERQSLPDQIPIQQGSSGYIPLPSAQGGASGAMGMDSGSSLINLGYQVHVLGEVMNPGTYRVTASDRVSEVIKKAGGLALNGSDRWIELRRRGGGVQVVDLLAFKLLGKLDQNPYVTDNDAIFVPLRKSVIQVVGAVKRPDYYELRNEKNLSDVISLAGGFSTAAAKGMPIKIIRFSNGEKTVTDVVDEEQNIKEFAVNSGDVIFVPDLLTKDTKFDYNVASIPGDQVFYPSYEDRVFVLGGVAFPGAYAFSPYYTVSQYVTLAGGLNDRGKEKYKVIHIDGKSKHTKGNHRVNPGDTIMVKQSWMSPAAWMGFALGIASFGLSASATVIAISK encoded by the coding sequence ATGTACCGCATCATCGCATTATTCCTCTGTCTGCTGGTGGTATTGGCCCCGGCCTCTCCGGCATTTTCCCAGTATCGAACGAAAGTGAATCAACAGGAACTCGGGCCTGCGCCGAGCTTCCGCGGCGGCGAGAGACAGAGTCTGCCTGACCAAATTCCGATACAGCAGGGCAGCTCAGGTTACATACCTTTGCCTTCTGCCCAGGGCGGAGCTTCAGGCGCTATGGGAATGGATTCAGGCTCCTCCCTCATCAATCTCGGTTATCAGGTGCACGTGCTGGGCGAGGTCATGAATCCGGGCACGTATCGTGTGACGGCCTCAGACAGGGTGTCCGAGGTGATAAAAAAGGCCGGCGGGTTGGCGTTGAACGGTTCCGATCGCTGGATCGAGCTCAGGCGCAGGGGCGGAGGGGTTCAGGTCGTGGACCTGCTCGCCTTCAAACTGTTGGGCAAGCTCGATCAGAATCCGTACGTGACGGACAACGACGCGATATTCGTCCCCCTTCGCAAGAGCGTGATCCAGGTCGTGGGCGCTGTGAAGAGACCGGACTATTATGAGCTGAGGAATGAGAAGAACCTGAGCGACGTCATCAGCCTTGCCGGCGGTTTCAGCACGGCGGCTGCAAAGGGCATGCCGATAAAGATCATCCGCTTCAGCAACGGCGAGAAGACCGTCACTGATGTTGTAGATGAAGAACAGAACATCAAGGAGTTTGCCGTCAACAGCGGCGACGTCATATTCGTGCCGGACCTCCTCACCAAGGACACCAAGTTTGACTACAACGTTGCATCGATACCCGGCGATCAGGTCTTCTATCCATCGTACGAGGACAGGGTGTTTGTGCTGGGAGGCGTGGCGTTCCCCGGCGCCTATGCATTCAGTCCCTATTACACCGTCAGCCAATACGTCACCCTGGCCGGAGGCCTCAACGACCGCGGCAAGGAGAAATACAAGGTCATACACATCGACGGCAAATCAAAGCATACAAAGGGCAACCATCGCGTGAATCCGGGAGACACGATCATGGTCAAGCAGAGCTGGATGAGCCCTGCGGCGTGGATGGGTTTTGCGCTCGGCATCGCCAGCTTCGGGCTCTCTGCGAGCGCGACGGTGATTGCGATTTCGAAATAG
- a CDS encoding nucleoside-diphosphate sugar epimerase/dehydratase: MTVNREHLRQGILMATDSIIIMLSFYLALQLASREIADIHYSWYEYLWMLGVLLGVKLFIFVKSGFYRELVRYVSINFAVKLVKLTVFGSLIAISVIHVFRREIEMPVLMVDWMVSCILIGASRFGWRYVKEGRLSRSSGKNTLLYGAGEHGAAVARHLTLNDQLGYRVVGYIDDSPEKNGKKIHGIPVLGGVGDLREAIEKYSVEELVVSFANPDGDLVKDLFKVCREYNVRCRIVPGMNDVISGKDIVRNIDIADLMRRPQRSLDKGMIGDFLRGRRVLITGAAGSIGSELFRQVLDFEPSALAALDHSEYGLYQLDEEFSKHPYKNRCLFTLVDIKCADLVEDVIARFKPEIIFHAAAYKHVPILEQDVRQAVRNNVEGLKNVVEAAEKHGVSKFVFISTDKAVRPTNVMGATKRIGELIIQAANGRGKIKCCGVRFGNVLASSGSVVPKFISQIKDGGPVTVTDPDVTRYFMLIPEAVELVLQAASIGEGGEIFVLDMGRPVRIAEMAEDLISLMGHVPHSGIPIVYTGLRPGEKLHEELFLGDIDRTTRFKDINIGRVGHVEPEILRAELGSLLDVAARGDASQIRAILKNLVPEYNPTGARITI, translated from the coding sequence ATGACCGTCAACCGCGAACATCTTAGGCAGGGCATCTTGATGGCGACGGATTCGATCATCATCATGCTGTCCTTCTATCTTGCTCTGCAGCTCGCCAGCCGCGAGATAGCGGATATACATTATTCGTGGTACGAATATCTGTGGATGCTGGGCGTCCTTCTGGGCGTCAAGCTCTTCATATTCGTGAAGAGCGGGTTCTACAGGGAGCTGGTGCGCTATGTGAGCATAAATTTTGCGGTGAAGCTCGTGAAACTCACCGTCTTCGGCTCGTTGATCGCAATAAGCGTCATACACGTGTTCCGCCGCGAGATTGAGATGCCCGTGCTCATGGTGGACTGGATGGTGAGTTGTATTTTGATCGGCGCGTCGCGATTCGGCTGGCGGTATGTGAAAGAGGGGCGTTTGTCCAGATCGTCGGGCAAGAACACGCTCCTGTACGGCGCAGGCGAACATGGAGCGGCCGTCGCCCGTCATCTGACGCTGAACGATCAATTGGGTTACAGGGTAGTGGGGTACATAGACGACAGCCCTGAAAAGAACGGCAAGAAGATCCACGGCATTCCTGTGCTGGGCGGTGTCGGCGATCTGCGCGAGGCCATAGAGAAATATTCGGTCGAGGAACTGGTGGTCTCGTTCGCGAACCCTGACGGCGACCTGGTCAAGGATCTGTTCAAGGTGTGCCGTGAATACAATGTCCGCTGCAGGATAGTGCCGGGAATGAATGATGTCATATCCGGCAAGGATATCGTCAGGAACATCGACATCGCTGACCTCATGCGCAGGCCGCAGCGCAGCCTTGACAAGGGGATGATAGGCGATTTTCTGCGAGGCAGGCGTGTGCTGATAACAGGGGCCGCCGGCTCGATAGGTTCCGAGCTCTTCAGACAGGTGCTGGATTTTGAGCCGTCGGCTTTGGCGGCGCTGGATCATTCGGAATACGGGCTCTATCAGCTGGACGAGGAGTTCTCAAAACATCCGTACAAAAACAGGTGTCTCTTCACGCTTGTCGATATCAAATGCGCCGATCTCGTCGAGGATGTGATCGCGAGGTTCAAGCCCGAGATTATATTCCATGCCGCGGCTTATAAGCATGTGCCCATACTCGAGCAGGACGTGAGGCAGGCCGTGCGCAACAACGTCGAGGGGCTGAAGAACGTGGTGGAGGCAGCTGAAAAGCACGGTGTTTCCAAGTTTGTGTTCATATCCACCGACAAGGCGGTCCGTCCGACCAATGTCATGGGCGCTACAAAGCGTATCGGCGAACTCATAATCCAGGCGGCCAACGGCCGAGGCAAGATAAAATGCTGCGGCGTGCGATTCGGCAACGTGCTCGCGAGTTCCGGAAGCGTGGTGCCGAAGTTTATTTCTCAGATAAAAGACGGCGGTCCCGTCACAGTCACCGATCCGGATGTCACCCGCTACTTTATGCTCATACCCGAGGCGGTGGAACTCGTGCTGCAGGCTGCGAGCATCGGCGAAGGCGGCGAAATATTTGTCCTGGATATGGGAAGGCCCGTGCGTATTGCGGAGATGGCCGAGGACCTCATCTCCCTCATGGGCCACGTGCCTCATTCGGGAATTCCTATCGTGTACACGGGGCTGAGGCCGGGCGAGAAACTGCATGAGGAGCTCTTCCTCGGCGACATAGACAGGACCACTCGCTTCAAGGACATCAACATCGGCAGGGTGGGCCACGTGGAACCGGAAATCCTGCGTGCGGAACTCGGCTCATTGCTGGATGTTGCTGCAAGGGGCGATGCCTCTCAAATACGCGCGATCCTCAAGAATCTGGTCCCGGAATACAACCCGACAGGCGCACGGATAACCATTTGA
- a CDS encoding SDR family oxidoreductase: protein MKVLVTGANGFVGRRVCSSLKEGGYAVRAAVRDMNENGVDFIQQVIDDVICVGNIDGSTDWSRALDGVDVVMHLAARVHILQEVSKNPLESFRSVNVLGTGRLAKLAASAGVRRFVYISSISIHGNSTDERPYVEDDEANPHSPYAISKWEAEVVLRRIAQKSGLELVVVRPPLVYGPGVGGNFLRLMRWADKGWPLPLGSIHNLRSFIGIDNLADLIVRCVEHPDAAGETFLVADGEDLSTPDLIQRIAALLGRPARILPCPVGVLRKSAALFGMEDVVDRLCNSLQVSSEKARRVLGWQPSISLVDGFAGTAKWYADSCRRRK from the coding sequence ATGAAAGTTTTGGTTACGGGTGCAAATGGTTTTGTCGGCAGAAGGGTTTGCTCGTCGTTGAAAGAGGGCGGGTATGCAGTCAGGGCCGCTGTGCGCGATATGAATGAAAACGGCGTCGATTTCATACAACAGGTGATCGATGACGTCATCTGCGTCGGGAATATAGATGGGAGCACCGATTGGTCGAGGGCTTTGGATGGGGTCGACGTCGTAATGCACTTGGCCGCCCGCGTTCACATCCTTCAGGAGGTGTCGAAAAATCCCCTTGAGTCGTTTCGATCGGTGAATGTCCTGGGGACAGGGCGCCTCGCCAAGCTGGCGGCATCGGCGGGGGTCCGCAGGTTCGTTTATATCAGCTCGATCAGCATCCACGGCAATTCCACCGATGAGAGACCATACGTTGAGGACGACGAGGCAAATCCTCATAGCCCCTATGCAATATCAAAATGGGAAGCTGAAGTCGTTTTGCGACGAATCGCCCAAAAAAGCGGTTTGGAACTTGTTGTCGTTCGGCCGCCGCTGGTCTACGGCCCCGGCGTCGGCGGGAATTTCCTGCGGCTCATGCGCTGGGCCGACAAGGGGTGGCCCCTGCCGCTGGGAAGCATTCACAACCTGAGGAGCTTTATCGGCATCGACAATTTGGCGGATCTCATCGTCCGTTGCGTGGAGCACCCTGATGCGGCCGGTGAGACGTTCCTGGTTGCGGACGGAGAGGATCTGTCGACGCCGGACCTGATCCAGAGGATCGCGGCTCTCCTCGGCCGGCCGGCGCGCATCCTTCCCTGCCCGGTGGGCGTGCTGCGCAAGAGCGCAGCCCTCTTCGGCATGGAGGATGTCGTGGACCGTTTGTGCAATTCGCTTCAGGTCAGTTCTGAAAAGGCGAGAAGGGTGCTCGGCTGGCAACCCAGCATCTCCCTTGTGGATGGGTTTGCCGGCACGGCGAAGTGGTATGCCGACTCCTGTCGAAGGAGGAAATGA